The nucleotide sequence CGCGTCGCGGTGACGGCTCTACCGGTATTCTGGAGCTCGGCCGCAGGATTCGTGGGCCCTGCAGGCGATGCGGCGGGCGTGAATTTAGATCGGAGGTGCTGCCCCCGAAAGCGCCAGGACGGCGATAGCGGCAGGCGTCGCCGGAACCGCTTCTGTTGCTGAGCGATTCAACTCGGTGACGACTCTCGCGACCAGCCTCAGCTTCATTGAGCCAATGCGACCTGCGCTGGTGGATTCGCCTCCTGAGGGTGACGGGTGGCTCCATGAGCTGAAATATGACGGCTACCGCACCGAGATCATCGTAGCCGGCGATCAAAGTCGCGCCTTCACCCGCACCGGCCTCGACTGGACGAGCCAATATGCTCACCTCGTGAACGCTTTGGCGGAGCTCGACTGCGAGACCGCCATCCTCGATGGCGAAGTTATCCTTCAAGGTGCCAATGGCATCCCAGATTTTCACGGCCTTCGGCGTGAGCTGGCGAAGAGAAGGCCGCGAGGGCTCATCTTCATGGCTTTCGACCTCCTGCACCTCGACGGGCAGGATCTGCGTCGCGAGCCTGTGGAGGAAAGGCGCGCCAAACTCCGCGATCTGATAGGCGAGAATACACCCGGCCAGCCGTTCCAGTTCAGCGATCATGTCATCGGCGGCGGATCAGAGTTCTTCGCGGCGGCCGAGCGCATGGGCCTGGAAGGGATCGTCTCCAAGAAGCTCGGCAGCCGCTACCGCAGCGGCCCGGCCAAGACCTGGCTGAAGTCGAAGAGCTTCACCGAGAGCGAGTTCGTCGTGATCGGCACATCCAAAGGGGACCTGGCTCCCGTGGCGCTGCTGGCGCGCGAAACGGAGGATCATCGCCTGGAATATGCGGGAGCCGCGATGGTCACCTTTTCCGAGGCCGATCGGGAGCGCTTCTGGCGCGCGAACGAGCGGCTGAAGACAGACAGGCCAGCGCTGCACATGGATCCACGGCCGGAGACGAGTTGGCTCAAACCCGAAATGCGGGTCCGCGTGAGGCACCTCCAGGGCGAGGAGATGCTGCGCCATGCGACCGTAAAGTCGATCTTGCGTCTGCCGGCCGAGCCGTCGCGCTCCGCGCAGAAGAAACGAACCGGCGGTCCCAGCAAGGAACCAGGCTACCATGTGGAGCATGGCGCTGTGCCGGACCTGTCCGCGTTGCTGGCCTACTATCGTGAGGTTGGACCGCTGATGCTCCCACACCTCTGCAATCGCCCGCTCAATCTATTCCGGTGCCACGGCCGCTACTGCTTCTTCCAGCGCAACCGGAACCACCCGCCGACGGAGCACCCGTTTGATGAGCCGATCCACAAGATTCCGGTTCTTCAGAAGAACGGGCGGACGGAGGATTATCTATTCATCGACAGCCTCGAGGGGCTGCTCGCCTGTGTCGAAGCCGGCGCCGTCGAGTTCCACGCCTGGGGCTCTCGCGTGCCGGACTATGAGCGGCCGGACCGGATCGCCTTCGACCTCGATCCTGGAGAGGGAGTCACCTTCTCGCAGGTCCGGAACACCGCATTTCAGCTCCGCCGTTCCCTAGAGGCAATCGGCCTTAAGTCGTGGCCGCTCCTCACCGGCGGGAAGGGCATCCACGTGGTGGTGCCGTTCGCGGCGGAGCAGGGCTGGAATGAGGTGCGCGCCTTTGCCAAAAGCTTCTGCGTAGCCCTCGCGGAAGCGGCGCCAGATCGGTTCACCGTTGCGCTTCCTCTCGCGAAGCGGCGAGGGCGCATCTTCCTCGATTATCTGCGCAATCAGCGGACGCACACAGCAATCATGCCCTACTCGCTGCGAGCGCGACCGGGCTCACCCGTGGCGGCGCCGATCACATGGGACGAGCTGGAGCGTGTCGAAACTCCGCAGCACTACCTGATGAAAGACGCTCAGCACCTGGCGAAGAGGGCAGAGAAGGGGTCGCTGTTTGGTCGGAGTATGATCGATCAGCGACTGCCTCTCCTTTGATACTGTGGTTGAAGGTCGCGCGGATGGAATTGCCACATTGATCTGGGCGAGCATCGGATGAAGATCGCGACCTACAATGTGAATGGCATCAACGGGCGGCTTCAGGTGCTCCTGCGCTGGCTCGCCGAGGCCCGCCCAGACATTGTGTGCCTGCAAGAACTGAAAGCGCCGCAGGAACGGTTCCCGGAGGCGGCAATCGAGGATGCTGGCTATCGAGCGATCTGGCACGGACAGCCCCGCTGGAACGGCGTCGCTATCCTCAGCCGCATAGGCGCGCCGGTCGAAACGCGTCGAGGATTGCCAGGCGATCCGGACGATAGCCACAGCCGATACATCGAGGCGGCCGTGGCCGGCATTCTCGTGGGCGGCCTCTATCTGCCTAACGGCAATCCGAAGCCGGGGCCCAAGTTCGACTACAAGCTCCTGTGGTTCGAGCGTCTCGTGGAGCACGCCGCTGACCTCATCGCAGCGGATGTGCCCGCAATTCTCGCCGGCGATTACAACGTCATGCCGACGGAGAAGGACGTCTACAAACCCGAGAGATGGGTCGATGACGCTCTGTTCGCTCCCGAAGCGCGGGCGGCCTATTTGCGCCTGCTCGAGCAAGGTTGGGTCGACGCGCTCCGGACCATTCATCCCGACGCCGTCATCTACACCTTCTGGGACTATTTTCGGAACGCTTACGCGCGAAACGCGGGTCTTCGGATCGATCACCTCCTCCTCAGTCCCGCGCTCACCGACCGCCTCATCGATGCTCAGGTCGATGCCCACGTGCGCGGCTGGGAAAAGACGAGCGATCACGCGCCGGTGTGGATCGAGCTGCGCGATCCCATCAATTGATCATCGAAACTGCTCGAGCCGAAGACATGCAGCCTTCCGCTACGCGCCCATCCTCGTCGTTGCCGGCTGTTTTCAGGCTCCTCAAAGCGGACGTCTGCCCGCCATGCGCCCGTATCGGCCGCAGTACCGCCGCCATCGGCGGCACCAGCGATTGGAAAAATGATGGCCCAAGACAAAGACCGCCGATCTATTATGCATTTCATAGCCAATCTCGCCATGACCGAGGCCGAAGCCCTTCAGGCCGCGTTCAACGCAAAGATCACTTGGTCCCCCGGGGGCAGGGCAGGGCAATTTGAGTATATTCGAATATTGAGTGTCGATCTGAAACGTCGACACGGTACTGATCCTGTCGCGAGGCGGCGAGACGTTGGCCCAAACTGGTCGCACAACCCAACCGCCCGCCGCTATTTATGCTTGCAATCCGCCGAGCCTGAGTGCCCTTTGTCATTGGGAGGGCATGATCGGTGACTATTCGCCATCAAGCAATTGGCATGTGCGCATAAGGGCGGAGACGACCGCCCAATGAGCGAAACTGGCGTTGCGCAAGGGCAACCTGTGGCGTGGCCCTCGATCAATGACGCGCCTCCGGTGGAAGAGGGCGGCCCCATCGCGCGGAAAGGATTCACCTACCAGGATGAGATCGCCGTCAGCTTCCTGCTTGTGATGCTGGAAGATCCGGCGCTGTTACGCGTCCATTGCGAAACCCATGACGATCTCGTCCTGGTCTGGCTGCTTGAAGGCCAAACCGATGAGTGCGCCGAATTTGTGCAGGTTAAAGCCGGTGAGCCGGACAAGCTCTGGTCAACCGCCGATCTGTGCCGCAAGCCAACCAAGACGACCTTGTCAATCTTCGAGGCGTCGCTCGCGCGTGATCGGCATAAGGAAATTGCGCTATTCCGACTGGTGACGCTGCGTCCGGTGGTCGAGGCGCTATCGCCTCTAACCTATGATTGCGGATCGGAAGCCCGGGCGCTCGTCGCGGCCGAGTTGGAGACCCTGCGGGACGAAATCGAGAGTAAGTTTCCCAGCCTAGTCTCCGCCAAGGGAAATGGCTGCCAATATTGGCTCGAAAATTGTCGGTGGGACGTCCGGTACGACCTTGCCACTGCCAAAAATGAGAATCGGCGAAGGCTGCTTCAGCTCAGTAATCTGGCCGGACTCCCCTTGTTGTATGAACAGATTGACCAGCTGCTCGACGAGATGCGGGCTTGGACCAAAGCGGCGGGCGACGCGAAATGGGTGCCCGACAAGGCGAAAAAAATTATCACCCGCGCCCAGGTCCTTGAGTGGTGGCAGTCGAAACTGGCCGAGATCGTCGACGGCAAGGCCGAGGCTTCGGGCGGCAAGCTAGCCGCGAAAATGATTGCGGCGGACCTTCCCGACGAGCTCGTCCTTCTCGCGGTGGATCTTCGGCGCGAATATGCCGCCGAGGTGCGCACGCCGCGTTACATGCAGGCCGATAGCATCGGGCAGATGCAGGCGCGTGTGAAGTCGGAGGCGCTCACCCTCAGGTCGCGCCTTGTCGCGGGCGAACTCGATTTGTCGGGACCGGCTTTCCACGCGCTTTGCCTCGCCAAGATGGACGAGATCAATGCGGCGCCGGAAGCGCAGCAGGGCGCGGGCGCCTTTCTCAAGGGTTGCCTTTACGACATCGCGGATCGTTGTCTGCTGCGTTTCAAACGGCCGGCAAAATGAGGTCGCTCAACCGCCTTGGCGCGCAGCCCGCAAGCCTGCCATTGGCCGCAGACGACGTGCTCGAATTCCACGCGGCGCGCCTGATGCTGCTCATGGAATTTTGCGGGACCAGTGGCCGCATCGACGGCCTCACAAAAATGGCCAAACTCGACTTCTTCGCCCGATACCCGGATTTCTTCGACATCGCTCGCGCCGCCGAAGCCGCCCAGGCCGACGGAATGGTTCCTCTGCCGAATGACAATCGCACGGTAGAGGCTGCAATGGTCCGCCATCACTATGGCCCGTGGGACAAGCGCTATTACCACGTGCTTTCGCACCTCGAGGCGAAAGCGCTCATCTCGGTAACCAAAGAGGGCAAGTCCTTTCGTCTTGCGCTTACCCCGCTGGGCCGTGAGCGGGCAAAACAGTTAGCCGCACGACCATCCTTCACGACTCTGGTCGGTCGGTTGAAGCAGATCAAAGCCACGTTCGGGCGGAAGTCGGGGACGTATCTCAAGGATATGATTTACCGACTTTTCGATCAGGAGGTCAGCCGTCGTGAAATGGGCAAGGTGATCGAGCAATGACCAACGCATTTCTGTCGGTTGCGCGCCTCGAACGTCGGCTCACCACCGGCAACGTCGAGTCTTTGACGTTCAAAACAGGCGTCAATCTTCTGGTCGGCCCACCCAATACCGGCAAGACGAAATGGCTGCAGACACTGGATTTCCTACTCGGCGACACGGGCGCCAATCCGTACGAAGGTAGCGATGAGGCAGGTCTCGCCGACAAATACGAAAGCGCCGCCGCGAATCTCATCGTCGATGGCGATGCGGTGCGGATTGAGCGTCGCTGGCTCGAGCCAGGCGCGAAGGGCAAGATCTTCGTCGGCGACGAGGTGATGGATACGAAGGAGTTCCAGCATTGGCTTTTCGCCAAGCTCGATATCCCGCTCGTCCATTTTCCTAAGGGTAACCCGATGTCGGGGCAGACCTGGCCGGAACTCAGCTTTCGCATCCTACTTCGCCATATCTATCGCCAGCAGCGGTTCTGGAGCGGCCTAGCCGACCAACAGCCCGAGGGCGAGCAGCATGCGTCGCTGCTTCAATTCCTAGGGCTGGCCCAGCGCATCTTCACCGATGATTACGGTGAGCTGGTTCAACTTAAGCTGGAAGTCGAACGCCTCAAGGCTCGTCGAGACCAGTACCAGCACACGCTGGCTGAGCTGGCACGCGGCCTCCTCTCCGATGAAGACATTTCGGTGGTGGTGAATGCGCTAACGGTTGCAGCGGCAAAGGTGCGCATCGCGACCGAAACCGAGGTGCTCAGGCGGCAACGTGTCGAATTGCTGAGCCGGTCGGCGGGCGAGACCCTAGATCCCGGCCAGCGCAGCAGAATTGTCGAACTGGGCGAGCTTCGCGCCCTCGTCTCCTCTCGACTGGAGGCTAGCTCCCGCGATCGCAACTCCGCTGTCGATCGCGCCCGCGAAGTTGCGCGATACGAAAGCGATCTCGCCGATGAGCTCGACCGGATGGCTCGCGCCGAGGACGCCGGCACAATGCTGGCCGATTTGAAAATTACCCATTGCCCGGCGTGCGATCAGACCGTCGCGCCCGTCGTTATTCCCTCCCCCGATTGCTTCCTCTGCCACCAGGCACGGCCCTCCGAGCCTATGGTCGAGGGGCTAGGCGCAGTTCGATTGCGGTTCGAACGCGAACGGCTGGAGAGCGAACGGAAAGAGGCAGCGGCGCTCTCCGACGTTCTAGCGAGAGACATTCGGCACCACGCATCGCAGATCGCCGATGACGAGCGCCAACTGCGGATCATCGACAATGAGCTAGTTCCGGCGCGACAGGCGATTGCCGCCGTGGCGCAGGAAGAGATCAGTAAGATCGACATGGCTTTGGGTCAGGCGAGCGAGCGAGAGCGGCAGCTTGACAGGGTCAGTGCCGCTCTGGCGCTTGAGACAGACATCGCGGATCGCATCGCCGCGCTCGAAGCGAAAATCGAACCGATTCAGGAGCGCGTTGACGAAGTAATGCGCACGGTCGATTTCGGCGCTGCCGCCAGCGATCTCGAGGACGGCATGAACGCATATCTCGAAGCTCTCAATCATCTAAGGCCCCACACTTGGCGTCATAGTCCGGTTCAGATCAGCCTTTCCCGGCGCGAAGGGGTATTCCGCGTCGGAAACCGTCGCTGGATGGCGGCACTTGAAGGAACGGACTCGCTCTATTTTCTGATGGCCTATCACTACGGCCTGCTCTCTCTTTCCGGAAAGCCGGGCTCTCACTACCCAGGCATTGCGATCATTGATTTGCCGGGGGAGTTTCTCGGGGAAGCAATTGAGGACAAAGAAAACTTTATCGTCCAGCCCTTTGTTGACCTGCTGTCGGGAGAGGCTTTCGAAGGTGCCCAGTTGCTGATTACCGGTGCGTCGTTCACGGGGCTCGCCGGTGCACATGTTCAAGCCCTGCGGCAGGTCCATATCGCTTGATGGTTGAAAGGGCGCGGCGATCAACGATCAGGCCCAAATTGCATCGCTTTGCGGCAAACCCTCGAAGGTCTCCAGACCGAGGTGCGGCGTAGCTCGACCCTCAGTCGGACGGCGGTGGCGCCAAATCTCCCTTGTGTCCGCTTTCATGCTGTTTCGACCAACCAGCGGACATTCTGCTTCCGGCCACACCTAGCTATTCCGCAAGGCGCCCATCCAGGTCGTTCCGATTGCCGAAGCCCGCACCCGTGAGCGAACCTTCGCTTAGGTCACAGCTTATATCCGATTTCGGCTAAGTCTCGCCATTACCGGTCGTTCTAACTACCAATTAGCACCCTCGAGATTTGCCATTGCCCTTCCCGGAAGAGGCACGGTGGTATCGCTGCCCGCAGGTTGGAACGTTGCGCCCACGGCTGCCCCCACATGCGCGACAACAGCCCTGCTCCACCGTTCAGATTGCGCATTCAGGAGTAAAACCGATGATACTGCCTCGGCCTTCATTACCGACTTTGCTTTGCTTCGTCGCTGAAGATGACGTCGACGCCAGAAAAGCGATCAGCATGTTTGGACCCGCAAGACCCTCAGTCGTGAAGCCTCTATTGCGTCGTGGGCACAACCGTCCACGTAGTCTTATAGTCGACAAAAGCACGGCCACTCAGTCCGGCGTTGGACGTCGGGTAGCATCGAGCAACCGGTTTTGAAGTAAAGCATTGCGCCTTCGCGGCTGTCAGACGGCGTGGTACTAATCAGAGGCGAGCGAATGAAAATGTAACCCTATCCTTCGAAAGGGTAAGTCGCTTCACGCATAGCCTACTCATATTATTGTTAACTTCCTAATTGACATGATTATTATAAATTCAGTAAAATGAGCACTTAAGGTGCAATCAGTCGCGTCGCATGAGTGAGAGTGCTCCACCCAAGGGATGCTCCGGCGATGCTGTACTTATATTGTACGCTCTTCGCGGCCTTTCTAGGCGCCTTCCTCGGAGGATTGACCCTCTGGTTGGTCAACCGGTCGCTCGTCAGCGGCTCCTCCGGTGAGCCGGTCGACGGAATAATTCTTGGCTGGTCGAAGGATTGCGAGGAGGCTCTCGGCGAATGCCGCCGGCCAAGCCGAATGAGGGGAATGGCTCCTGAGCGGATCTGGAGTTTCCTTTCTAAGCACAAGTTCGAACGTTCTGACCGGCCGTCCTTTGACCTGCTGAAATCTTGGCCAAAGCAAGCGGAACTGCTTCACCTCGGACGTTATAGCACCTTGGCGCGGTACAAACGCTTCATCGCCAAGGGCTATGATGAACCTCCCGGCGCAGAGGACTACCAGGGTGAACGCAGGCTGACGGGCAAGGATCGCGTCAGCATTGCATTGCTGGTCGTCTTACTGATCGCCTTGATTCCCGCCTACTTCCTGATGCGAACCAACGATTGTTTTGCCTGCGAGGATCAGGCCTTCGATCCTAGCGTCGTGTTCGTGAAGCTCACGCCCACCGGCCCAGGCAAGTTCTTCATCGAGTTCAACGCCGACCAGATTTTCGAGTACAACGAGGCTGGACTCGAAGCTGTTCATCGCCGCCGGGCCGAAGCGGTAATGCGCAAGGCTTTCGGAGAATTTGACGGCGTCTCGATCGATCGGGTGGAGGGCTTCACCGATCCGATTGGCGGGCTGTGCGACAACTACCAATTGGCCAACGGGCGTGCCGACACGGTGGCTGGAGTGCTCGATGGACTTCAGGCGGACGGCATCATGTTGTCCCGCCCCGGGCAGTTTGCAGCCACCGGCGTCGGTATCGGTCCAGGCACAGAGCAGATCGACGTCGATCAGTGGAAAAGCTGTCTCGCGACGTACCAAAAGGTCACGACGACCAATAGGATTATTGGTCAAGGCGCCAGGCGCCGCCGAGTGGACATTCAGGTTCCGACCCCGCTGATTTTGGATCGTGGCGAAATCTGCACCGGGAAAACCCCAGGTCAGCTGACCGCCTATCCTGAAAGGCTTATTGCCCGCGACCCGAGGAGCGTGCGCGACAGGGACGCGGCATTGGCTCTTTCAATCCAGCAGCGCAAGCTGTTCAGCTGCCTGGCGCCCATGCGCAGGGTGTCGATAACCTTTTCAGGAACGCCGAGAAAGAAGGGCGAGCTTGGGCCGTCGCCGGATTTGCCTGCCATGGCTGACTGATGCCGCCGGCCGCAAGCACTCATCGTAGGATCGAGGGTCAATATGATTCGCGCACTGATCAAGGGTAGAATCGAATTCTCTCCGGCTGAACAGGGCGGGGATGACGTCGGGCTGCAGTTTCAAGCGCTGCTTACTATTCTAAAGGGGCGTTTCGCAGCGCCGGTTTCAACCAATCGTCCAGGCTCGTCGGGCGTACCACGGGCCTCGTACGGTCAGGCTCAACCGGAAACCGAAACCACGGTGCTACCGTTTCCCGTCGCGTTGACCTTTCAGGAACGGAAGTCGGCGTCGTCTTTGGACAAGGCGAAGAAGCAGGCGCTGCTGGTGGCCGACCGGGTCCTTGAAGCTATGGCCAAGCTGCCAGGGCCGCTCGGGATTGGAGCGGCAGCGGTCGACGCGTTCAAGGACCTGATCTCCAAGGATGAAAATGGAAATCAAGCAGGAGTCGATCATTTCCTTCAGCAGATGCGCGACGTCTTCAGGAGCCAGTCGGATAGGGGTTGGAAGCAGATTGTTGACCGAGCCCGGTCGGGGCCGAGAGAGGTCAGGAAGGCGCTCAAGAAAAAGGATTGGCAGGAATTCATCGACACTTTGCTGGGCAAGGAAGGCGACGGCGATGCAGATTCCGGCAAACTTCTCCCCGATGGCGAAGACCCTACTCGCAGCAACCAGCCTGCAGAACCGAAAGAGCCGGCTGGCGCCGATCAGCCGAAGGTTCCCGAGCAAGGCTCGGAGGACTTGGGCGTTGAGGCGGGCGCAACCACTCCAAAGCTCCAATTCGAGACAACCCAGCTGCTCGGTTGGCTCACGGAGCCTCAAGAGAAGAAGTATGAATTCATCATCGAAGGGCTAACGCGATTTGAGAAAGACAAGGTCGAGTATGGCGATCTCGCCCGTTTCGACGTGCTTGGACCGGACGGAAGTCAGCTAATCACTTGCTACCTCGACCGTCCAACCCTGCGTGATTGGCTGACCGAGGACAAGACGCAACCTGTCAAAGTGGGGGCCGGCCAGGATCTCAAGGCAGCCATTCATCGGCACGAACATCTCAGTAAGGCTGAAACCCGTGAAACGGGCCGCGGCAAACTGTGGTTTTCGGATGGGGTGCCCTTCGGATCGCGGACGATTGCAATCTACGCTCCCCCCGCGTTCGACCAAACCTTCGATGACTGTTGTCCGCCGATCGATTTTCTCGGTCAAGATCAGGACCACTGCGACGATGATGACGATATTCCAGATGTACTCATTGCGCCGCAGGCACTCGCCGTCACCCAGACCGACGAGACAGGCTCTTTTGAATTCTCTTATCCGGACAACGCCACTTTTGCGTCCGAATATGCCCTTATCAGGGTGGCAGGGATTGGCATGCCGCTCGCCGTTAAGTTGCTCACTAAGTCCGAGAGCACATTAAGGCGGTTCCCACAGCCCATTCTGCTCGAAGTAGACGCTCGCTTAAGACGGAAGAATTTTGCCGACTTCGCTGTGGAAGCGAGCGGTGACTGTAGTTGCGACGCTCTTGCCTTCCACGAGCGTGACCGCGCGATCGACGAATTCAGCTTCGACATCGTGGTCAGAACGACGGACCCGATGATTACCAGGGAGTTTCTGCAACTTCCTTCGATGTTTCCGAAGCCTGTGAAGCCGGCGGAGGGCGAGCAGGCGGCAGTTGCTGGCAACCCTGACACCGTTCCGTCGATCGAGCCAATCGATCAACTGTTTCGGGCGCCCCTTTCGAGGGTTAACCCGATCAGTTGGGACGAGACCCCGATGATCACGCAGGCAGCCACCATTTCTCACGGGCGTATACTGACGGTGAAGCAGGTATGGCGCCCCGACGGCTATTCGCTCGGGGACCTCCGCTACTCATTGCCGCTCGCTCCACTACAGCAAAAGAAAATCGCCGTGATCGACTGGGCGCGGCAGGATGATCTTCGAGCCGAGGCCGTTCAGGAAAACGTCGAACGACTGACCAATCAAGCGACCCGGGAACGGGGCATTTCCGAAATCGTCAACTCGGCGCTGAACGAAACCCTGCGCGGCAGCTCGGAGTCGCGCGGCGGCGGTGGCAGTGGCGGTTTCGGGATATCAGTCGGCCCTATTTCGCTGGGATCAAGCGGCGGATCATCGAGCGCGTCATCGACGTCGAGCCAAGACTCAACCAAGACGCTAGCCGCCAACTTCGTCAATCAGCTTCGAGATAGCACGATTCAGGCGGCCAATGCCTATCGGGCGCAGCGGGTGACGACCGTTCAGCAAGTCAGCCAAACGGAATCGTCGCGAGCTGTTTCGGAGACGGTCGCGAACCGCAATTCCTGTCATGCGATAACGGTCCAATATTTCGAGGTATTGAGGCATTTTAAAGTCGATAACGAACTGGCGTCGGTCCGAGAGTGCCTGTACGTCCCAATGCCAGTGCGGCCGTTCGACGCCGAGAAGGCGCTGCGGTGGCGCGACAGCCTGCAACGCTATGTTCCGACGCAATATCTGCGCGATGCTTTCGATGCGTGCGTGCGCCTCAAACAGGCTGAGTACCCGGCCGGAGCGAAGGGCTACGCCGACGAGAAGATTCTCAAGATCGGCGGGGAATTGGAGTTACGACTAGTCTTCGATTTTCCCCGGAATCTGGATGCCGCGACGACCTCCTCACAATTCTTCGGCTTTGCTTTCCCTGAGTTGGCTGGCGTGTTTAACGCGCTCAAGAACGAAAAGGACGAGAGCAAGCGTCATCGGCTCTACGAGTCCGACGCTGCGCCGATCATCGCTCGCAAACTGGCTGAGAGCCTGGTCTTCAGTGCCGAAGGGGCGCAGG is from Sphingosinicella humi and encodes:
- the ligD gene encoding DNA ligase D, with amino-acid sequence MDSPPEGDGWLHELKYDGYRTEIIVAGDQSRAFTRTGLDWTSQYAHLVNALAELDCETAILDGEVILQGANGIPDFHGLRRELAKRRPRGLIFMAFDLLHLDGQDLRREPVEERRAKLRDLIGENTPGQPFQFSDHVIGGGSEFFAAAERMGLEGIVSKKLGSRYRSGPAKTWLKSKSFTESEFVVIGTSKGDLAPVALLARETEDHRLEYAGAAMVTFSEADRERFWRANERLKTDRPALHMDPRPETSWLKPEMRVRVRHLQGEEMLRHATVKSILRLPAEPSRSAQKKRTGGPSKEPGYHVEHGAVPDLSALLAYYREVGPLMLPHLCNRPLNLFRCHGRYCFFQRNRNHPPTEHPFDEPIHKIPVLQKNGRTEDYLFIDSLEGLLACVEAGAVEFHAWGSRVPDYERPDRIAFDLDPGEGVTFSQVRNTAFQLRRSLEAIGLKSWPLLTGGKGIHVVVPFAAEQGWNEVRAFAKSFCVALAEAAPDRFTVALPLAKRRGRIFLDYLRNQRTHTAIMPYSLRARPGSPVAAPITWDELERVETPQHYLMKDAQHLAKRAEKGSLFGRSMIDQRLPLL
- the xth gene encoding exodeoxyribonuclease III translates to MKIATYNVNGINGRLQVLLRWLAEARPDIVCLQELKAPQERFPEAAIEDAGYRAIWHGQPRWNGVAILSRIGAPVETRRGLPGDPDDSHSRYIEAAVAGILVGGLYLPNGNPKPGPKFDYKLLWFERLVEHAADLIAADVPAILAGDYNVMPTEKDVYKPERWVDDALFAPEARAAYLRLLEQGWVDALRTIHPDAVIYTFWDYFRNAYARNAGLRIDHLLLSPALTDRLIDAQVDAHVRGWEKTSDHAPVWIELRDPIN
- a CDS encoding dsDNA nuclease domain-containing protein — its product is MSETGVAQGQPVAWPSINDAPPVEEGGPIARKGFTYQDEIAVSFLLVMLEDPALLRVHCETHDDLVLVWLLEGQTDECAEFVQVKAGEPDKLWSTADLCRKPTKTTLSIFEASLARDRHKEIALFRLVTLRPVVEALSPLTYDCGSEARALVAAELETLRDEIESKFPSLVSAKGNGCQYWLENCRWDVRYDLATAKNENRRRLLQLSNLAGLPLLYEQIDQLLDEMRAWTKAAGDAKWVPDKAKKIITRAQVLEWWQSKLAEIVDGKAEASGGKLAAKMIAADLPDELVLLAVDLRREYAAEVRTPRYMQADSIGQMQARVKSEALTLRSRLVAGELDLSGPAFHALCLAKMDEINAAPEAQQGAGAFLKGCLYDIADRCLLRFKRPAK
- a CDS encoding T6SS effector amidase Tae4 family protein, with the translated sequence MIRALIKGRIEFSPAEQGGDDVGLQFQALLTILKGRFAAPVSTNRPGSSGVPRASYGQAQPETETTVLPFPVALTFQERKSASSLDKAKKQALLVADRVLEAMAKLPGPLGIGAAAVDAFKDLISKDENGNQAGVDHFLQQMRDVFRSQSDRGWKQIVDRARSGPREVRKALKKKDWQEFIDTLLGKEGDGDADSGKLLPDGEDPTRSNQPAEPKEPAGADQPKVPEQGSEDLGVEAGATTPKLQFETTQLLGWLTEPQEKKYEFIIEGLTRFEKDKVEYGDLARFDVLGPDGSQLITCYLDRPTLRDWLTEDKTQPVKVGAGQDLKAAIHRHEHLSKAETRETGRGKLWFSDGVPFGSRTIAIYAPPAFDQTFDDCCPPIDFLGQDQDHCDDDDDIPDVLIAPQALAVTQTDETGSFEFSYPDNATFASEYALIRVAGIGMPLAVKLLTKSESTLRRFPQPILLEVDARLRRKNFADFAVEASGDCSCDALAFHERDRAIDEFSFDIVVRTTDPMITREFLQLPSMFPKPVKPAEGEQAAVAGNPDTVPSIEPIDQLFRAPLSRVNPISWDETPMITQAATISHGRILTVKQVWRPDGYSLGDLRYSLPLAPLQQKKIAVIDWARQDDLRAEAVQENVERLTNQATRERGISEIVNSALNETLRGSSESRGGGGSGGFGISVGPISLGSSGGSSSASSTSSQDSTKTLAANFVNQLRDSTIQAANAYRAQRVTTVQQVSQTESSRAVSETVANRNSCHAITVQYFEVLRHFKVDNELASVRECLYVPMPVRPFDAEKALRWRDSLQRYVPTQYLRDAFDACVRLKQAEYPAGAKGYADEKILKIGGELELRLVFDFPRNLDAATTSSQFFGFAFPELAGVFNALKNEKDESKRHRLYESDAAPIIARKLAESLVFSAEGAQGLLTPINFELGIVADYRPGQGLRVALPESQSLSGLHRSEVRALRIDLSVVLPSHVRVEISELLIHVITRFNRSLLVGELAGRSRPRLLSNAVRISTPLLFEETRNPKLEDERAQASLVRHLNEHLELYHKAIWWHMDVERRFSLLDGYVAPNAGGRSVASVVENRIVAIVGNSLVMPLAPGLKLDRFNDISETADHKTADKEPADLLKIYKPEMDSPTVHIAVPTQGVFAESVMGRCNSCEPIDDTRNWHPDEPTPIDPLSTGSRAQPQTPFMPAAAPSTVSQQPTGLEQAPSPVDIAQAILALATGSPFPDARGLAGTQQSARDALAQSYAATTNFGEMATELNKQRTAIAGDILKAVASYYTGVPIAPGGGGASTAPGHRVKASIQSDVANGRITEEEGRESLNRLNGAMISDLETPEATSPLEKPEVASAIQTAAAQGAPFSISDGQTKLDIGERRAGGSSAGRSNWPWPFRLFQPSVAEAAPARKQQFTDDELFKGMWASLGNHYMDSDVYSDKKFLKQQRAGEAHMNMCATRISLAFHDAGAGALFDNWRDYIVRDKRGRKLIASVEHLMELLEKRLGRPTVLQPKDARNYAKSPLLAGQQGLIAFRNFWQRRGETAFNGDHMDLWRGDEISGSALQNLGRAEISFWPIWMLGQYIRSRR